One Manihot esculenta cultivar AM560-2 chromosome 6, M.esculenta_v8, whole genome shotgun sequence DNA segment encodes these proteins:
- the LOC110617405 gene encoding putative pentatricopeptide repeat-containing protein At1g64310: MFNQIPSLLQELAKSHQTLSITKQLHASITRAHLAHDSFYATKILRFYALNNDLRSACNLFDKTPQRSVFLWNSFIRAFARAHKFNEALLLYTKMLGTPIKPDNFTYACLIRACHENFDLDGLRLVHGGLIVSGLGLDSVSCSALVTAYSKMGLVSEARQVFSRISEPDLVLWNSLISGYVYCEFWAEGLRLFNGMRENGKQQPDGYTFVGIISGLMDFSLLGVGLGIHGLCLKSGFDCNAYVGSALVSMYSRFKCMNLAYGVFISLCQPDLVAWSALITGYSQSGDHKKALLFYRNLSVEGKKADTILVASVLAAAGHLADGRCGSEIHGYVLRHGFESNIMVSSALIDMYLKCGYVGFGIRVFDGSPNRNIVSYNSVISGLGLHGLAAQAFKLFEEMIEKGMKPDESTFSSLLCACCHSGLVKDGWEIFRIMVDEFYFPPKTEHYVHIVKLLGMAGQLKEAYNFILSLTQPVDSGIWGALLSCCDNPGSSELAEIVSQHLFDNEPRKGSYRVMLSNIYASDGRWDDVKKMRDDIDNSGVRKIPGVSFIGGSCS, translated from the coding sequence ATGTTCAATCAAATTCCCTCGCTTCTCCAGGAGCTTGCGAAGTCCCATCAAACTTTATCAATAACCAAGCAGTTGCATGCTTCGATCACCAGAGCCCACCTCGCACATGACTCATTTTATGctactaaaattttaagattttacgCCCTGAACAATGACCTTCGATCTGCTTGCAACCTGTTCGATAAAACTCCTCAACGCAGCGTTTTCCTCTGGAATTCCTTCATTCGAGCTTTTGCCCGAGCCCACAAATTCAATGAAGCGCTGCTGCTGTATACAAAGATGCTAGGAACCCCAATCAAACCCGATAACTTTACTTATGCATGTCTTATACGAGCTTGCCATGAGAACTTTGACCTCGATGGGTTGAGACTTGTACATGGAGGACTAATTGTTTCTGGGTTGGGATTGGATTCCGTTTCCTGTAGTGCACTAGTAACAGCTTATTCAAAGATGGGACTTGTTAGCGAAGCGCGCCAGGTTTTTTCCAGGATATCTGAACCAGATTTGGTTCTGTGGAATTCTTTGATTTCTGGTTATGTTTATTGTGAATTTTGGGCTGAAGGGTTGCGGTTGTTTAATGGAATGCGAGAAAATGGGAAGCAGCAGCCAGATGGTTACACATTTGTTGGGATCATCTCAGGTTTAATGGATTTTAGTTTGCTGGGAGTTGGCCTAGGGATTCATGGGCTATGCTTAAAAAGTGGCTTTGATTGCAATGCTTATGTAGGCAGTGCACTTGTAAGCATGTATTCAAGATTCAAATGCATGAATTTAGCATATGGTGTTTTTATCAGTTTATGCCAGCCTGATTTAGTTGCGTGGTCTGCTTTGATAACAGGATATTCGCAGTCTGGAGATCATAAGAAGGCACTGTTGTTCTATAGGAATCTATCTGTGGAAGGTAAGAAGGCAGATACCATTTTGGTTGCCAGTGTATTGGCGGCTGCTGGCCATTTGGCAGATGGTAGGTGTGGTTCAGAGATTCATGGTTATGTTCTTCGACATGGATTTGAATCTAATATCATGGTTTCTTCTGCTCTGATAGATATGTATTTGAAGTGTGGTTATGTAGGATTTGGGATTCGAGTCTTTGACGGTTCGCCCAATAGAAATATTGTTTCCTACAATTCAGTAATTTCAGGTCTGGGTTTGCATGGACTTGCTGCTCAGGCTTTTAAACTGTTCGAGGAGATGATAGAGAAAGGGATGAAACCTGACGAATCTacattctcttctcttctttgtGCTTGCTGCCATAGTGGCCTTGTCAAAGATGGCTGGGAAATTTTTAGGATAATGGTGGATGAGTTTTACTTCCCTCCTAAAACAGAGCATTATGTTCACATTGTGAAGCTCCTGGGGATGGCAGGGCAATTGAAAGAGGCATACAACTTTATCTTGTCCTTGACACAGCCAGTGGACTCTGGAATTTGGGGAGCTCTTTTATCATGTTGTGATAATCCTGGGAGTTCTGAGTTGGCAGAAATAGTATCCCAGCATCTCTTTGATAATGAGCCTAGAAAAGGTTCTTACAGAGTTATGCTTTCTAATATTTATGCCAGTGATGGGAGGTGGGATGATGTAAAGAAGATGAGAGATGATATAGACAATTCTGGAGTAAGGAAAATTCCTGGCGTTAGTTTTATTGGAGGTAGTTGCAGTTAA
- the LOC110617931 gene encoding uncharacterized protein LOC110617931, with product MTYCNLLGFKGIEKSAQLVSENVLYILIQYPFVRRCWLSSPLGWHAPSASSLNEWFYLAFSSASVENASLMLMILWALWQNRNNVVWKGHGQTASGVFFMTLNFLQQWKEARVNSSVSTIVDSASPVWSPPPQGWIKANIDASLNLHYTMMMEVFMAAKVGSFYSQMDAKCAETMAFREVLSWIKECG from the exons ATGACATATTGCAATTTATTGGGATTTAAAGGAATTGAAAAATCAGCCCAATTAG TCTCTGAGAATGTCTTGTATATTCTGATTCAGTACCCTTTTGTCCGCCGCTGCTGGTTAAGCTCGCCGTTGGGATGGCATGCGCCTTCTGCATCTTCTCTAAATGAGTGGTTTTATTTAGCCTTCTCTTCTGCTTCGGTGGAAAATGCCTCTCTTATGCTAATGATCTTATGGGCTTTGTGGCAAAATAGGAACAATGTTGTTTGGAAGGGCCATGGTCAGACTGCAagtggtgtgttcttcatgACTCTAaattttttgcagcaatggaAAGAAGCTCGTGTCAATTCATCAGTAAGCACCATTGTCGACTCGGCTTCCCCGGTTTGGTCTCCTCCACCGCAAGGTTGGATCAAGGCGAACATTGATGCCTCTTTAAACTTGCATTACACAATGATGATGGAAGTTTTTATGGCTGCTAAAGTAGGCTCTTTTTATAGCCAGATGGATGCAAAGTGTGCTGAAACTATGGCATTTCGGGAAGtattgagctggattaaagagtgtggATGA
- the LOC110618083 gene encoding myb-related protein 305 isoform X1, whose protein sequence is MGRHACCLKQKLRKGLWSPEEDEKLYNYITRFGVGCWSSVPKLAGLQRCGKSCRLRWINYLRPDLKRGMFSQQEEDLVISLHEVLGNRWAQIAAQLPGRTDNEIKNFWNSCLKKKLMKQGIDPATHKPITEALEVKEEKICVDKVSLQIPQSKALPAVANTATQEPTFLINGIEPGRYNSSIPGLQRPNLRPFDQTQFETSSIFSFTSMPSLTSFDHGSVSATDFSDNSGSRMSSMFLNEAKESSSNCSNISSYTGTGHQMNCMMENNAAFSWDADNKIDSMFQFPMNGIKMEELRPSPWQEGQLHTRNSVYFSSCPLTSLSEDLTGVNFEAYHQI, encoded by the exons ATGGGGAGACATGCTTGCTGCTTAAAGCAGAAATTAAGGAAAGGTTTATGGTCACCAGAAGAAGATGAGAAACTCTACAATTACATCACTAGATTTGGTGTTGGTTGCTGGAGTTCTGTTCCTAAGCTAGCTG GCCTGCAAAGGTGTGGAAAGAGTTGCAGACTCAGATGGATTAACTACTTGAGACCTGACCTCAAGAGAGGAATGTTCTCACAACAAGAGGAGGATCTTGTAATCAGTCTTCATGAAGTTTTGGGTAACAG GTGGGCTCAAATTGCAGCACAGTTACCAGGAAGAACAGATAATGAGATAAAGAACTTCTGGAATTCTTGTTTGAAGAAGAAGCTCATGAAGCAAGGTATAGACCCAGCAACCCACAAGCCAATAACTGAAGCACTGGAAGTGAAAGAGGAGAAGATTTGTGTAGATAAGGTATCCTTGCAAATTCCGCAGTCAAAAGCGCTACCAGCTGTGGCAAACACGGCAACACAGGAGCCAACCTTTCTCATTAACG GGATTGAGCCAGGCAGGTATAACTCAAGCATTCCAGGTCTGCAACGCCCAAACCTCAGACCCTTTGATCAAACCCAATTCGAAACAAGCTCAATCTTTTCATTTACTTCAATGCCAAGTTTAACAAGTTTCGACCATGGAAGCGTGAGTGCAACAGATTTCTCCGACAATTCTGGTTCAAGAATGAGCTCTATGTTCTTGAACGAGGCTAAAGAAAGTTCCAGCAACTGCTCAAATATAAGCAGTTATACAGGTACAGGACATCAGATGAACTGTATGATGGAGAATAATGCAGCTTTCTCTTGGGATGCCGATAACAAAATAGACTCGATGTTTCAGTTTCCGATGAATGGAATCAAGATGGAAGAATTAAGGCCGAGCCCATGGCAAGAAGGACAGCTTCACACTCGGAATTCAGTATATTTCAGTAGCTGTCCGTTAACGTCTCTATCAGAAGATCTAACAGGAGTAAATTTCGAGGCCTACCACCAGATATGA
- the LOC110617403 gene encoding probable disease resistance RPP8-like protein 2, whose product MAEALVKFFLQRLESLSLQETRTFVGLNDQIQHIKGSLREFGKFFGDSGSRDINHAFSTWVNQLRDLVYDMDDQVDEFIIQMDKQIGSNRLTLTECFRSELQKIESQLDELIRRMAESGIEEEETGEQKHNKEQSYGKEESQLELNSATIEGWKEENEGEEVQASGQKDAQTSPASSSVSFNLKYKNLPYYLQSCLTYCCIFPENYWIHKGKLIRLLVAEGLVQGKTGQILEDTAEENINELVNQGMLQVKDEHLQNGTKFTVSSPYRMFIRENFATTLANSDLTTPSAARHVLTSDIMKLGHNLSNLRPRSLFLFGNEDHLEGHWLDLTWAKFLRVLDLEDTKVQRLPDEVGDLIHLTYLGLKHSNIYELPARLGKLQALQTLDIRWCGNLSTLSPEVLSLARLRHLKMLKNINVSGMKLPEGIGRLRNLLTLTGMHAGGGIAEELDKLTQLRKLGVMDVAEENAGELYTSIMKMQGLLCLSLEAKHTFNKQHLVLLDSFLPPPSLRKLRLEGLLDKIPGWLGSLESLTKLRLGFSHLSENPTSVLQLLPNLKILTLWHAYDAQKVGKEFCKAGGYPKLEVLSIASHVLEAWTEIEEGALPSLQYLHFHNCLRLRMLPEGLQYITTLKQLDLLPLLDEHAERLKPDGGEENHKIRNIPKISFIPMSVLNSMVDSHPCRQGQVTSEE is encoded by the coding sequence ATGGCAGAGGCTCTGGTTAAGTTCTTCCTACAGAGGTTGGAATCCCTGTCACTTCAAGAGACTCGGACCTTCGTTGGCCTCAATGATCAAATCCAACATATAAAAGGCTCACTCCGGGAGTTTGGGAAGTTTTTTGGAGACAGTGGCAGCAGAGACATCAATCATGCTTTTTCTACCTGGGTCAACCAACTTAGAGATTTGGTTTATGACATGGACGACCAAGTTGATGAGTTCATCATTCAGATGGATAAGCAAATAGGATCTAATAGGTTGACGTTGACAGAATGCTTCAGGAGTGAACTGCAGAAGATAGAATCTCAACTTGATGAACTCATCCGCCGAATGGCAGAATCAGgcatagaagaagaagaaactgGAGAGCAAAAACATAACAAGGAACAATCTTATGGGAAGGAAGAAAGTCAGCTGGAACTCAATTCGGCAACCATTGAAGGATGGAAGGAAGAGAATGAAGGTGAAGAGGTACAAGCTTCCGGACAGAAAGATGCTCAGACATCACCTGCATCCTCCTCGGTATCATTCAacttaaaatacaaaaatttaccTTATTACCTTCAATCTTGCTTGACATACTGTTGTATATTCCCTGAAAATTACTGGATACATAAGGGGAAATTGATCCGTCTGTTGGTAGCCGAAGGTCTGGTACAAGGAAAAACAGGACAAATATTGGAGGACACAGCAGAGGAGAACATAAATGAGCTGGTCAACCAGGGAATGCTTCAAGTGAAGGATGAACACCTTCAGAATGGAACTAAATTCACTGTTTCTTCTCCTTATCGCATGTTCATTCGTGAAAATTTTGCGACTACTCTTGCCAATTCAGATTTGACTACGCCCTCTGCAGCACGGCACGTTTTAACTTCAGATATCATGAAACTCGGGCACAATTTAAGCAATCTCCGACCTCGGTCATTATTCTTGTTTGGGAATGAAGATCATTTGGAAGGACATTGGCTGGATTTGACATGGGCAAAGTTTTTACGGGTGCTAGATCTAGAAGATACCAAAGTCCAGAGGTTACCAGATGAAGTGGGAGACCTAATTCATTTGACATATCTCGGCTTGAAACACAGCAACATATATGAGCTTCCAGCAAGACTTGGTAAATTACAAGCACTGCAAACTTTAGATATCAGATGGTGTGGGAATTTATCAACACTATCACCTGAGGTCCTTAGTCTTGCAAGATTAAGGCATCTCAAAATGTTAAAGAACATAAATGTTAGTGGGATGAAGCTGCCAGAGGGAATAGGAAGATTACGAAACCTCTTGACACTCACTGGTATGCATGCTGGGGGTGGCATCGCAGAGGAATTGGATAAGCTGACTCAGCTCAGAAAACTTGGAGTGATGGATGTTGCTGAAGAGAACGCTGGTGAGCTATACACCTCCATAATGAAGATGCAAGGTCTTCTTTGCCTGTCTCTAGAAGCAAAACATACTTTCAACAAGCAACACCTTGTGCTCTTGGATTCATTCCTGCCTCCACCTTCTCTAAGGAAACTTCGCCTGGAGGGCTTACTAGATAAGATACCTGGCTGGCTTGGCTCACTGGAAAGTCTTACAAAGTTAAGATTAGGTTTCTCCCATTTATCCGAGAACCCAACATCCGTTCTTCAGCTTTTACCCAATTTGAAAATCTTAACCTTGTGGCATGCTTATGATGCACAGAAAGTAGGGAAAGAATTCTGCAAAGCAGGTGGATATCCAAAGCTTGAGGTTCTCAGTATTGCTTCTCATGTTCTTGAGGCATGGACAGAAATTGAAGAGGGAGCACTGCCAAGCTTACAATACCTCCACTTCCACAACTGCTTGCGTCTAAGGATGCTCCCTGAAGGTTTGCAGTACATCACTACTTTGAAGCAGTTGGATCTGCTGCCTTTGCTTGATGAACATGCCGAAAGGTTGAAACCTGATGGCGGAGAGGAAAATCACAAGATCAGAAACATCCCAAAGATTTCATTCATCCCCATGTCTGTTTTGAATTCAATGGTAGATTCCCATCCTTGCCGCCAAGGCCAAGTGACATCTGAAGAATAA
- the LOC110618083 gene encoding MYB-like transcription factor ODO1 isoform X2 translates to MGRHACCLKQKLRKGLWSPEEDEKLYNYITRFGVGCWSSVPKLAGLQRCGKSCRLRWINYLRPDLKRGMFSQQEEDLVISLHEVLGNRWAQIAAQLPGRTDNEIKNFWNSCLKKKLMKQGIDPATHKPITEALEVKEEKICVDKVSLQIPQSKALPAVANTATQEPTFLINGTTCYSNGLTENSGEQFMNKQIFDPFSYYEFSAGIEPGRYNSSIPGLQRPNLRPFDQTQFETSSIFSFTSMPSLTSFDHGSVSATDFSDNSGSRMSSMFLNEAKESSSNCSNISSYTGTGHQMNCMMENNAAFSWDADNKIDSMFQFPMNGIKMEELRPSPWQEGQLHTRNSVYFSSCPLTSLSEDLTGVNFEAYHQI, encoded by the exons ATGGGGAGACATGCTTGCTGCTTAAAGCAGAAATTAAGGAAAGGTTTATGGTCACCAGAAGAAGATGAGAAACTCTACAATTACATCACTAGATTTGGTGTTGGTTGCTGGAGTTCTGTTCCTAAGCTAGCTG GCCTGCAAAGGTGTGGAAAGAGTTGCAGACTCAGATGGATTAACTACTTGAGACCTGACCTCAAGAGAGGAATGTTCTCACAACAAGAGGAGGATCTTGTAATCAGTCTTCATGAAGTTTTGGGTAACAG GTGGGCTCAAATTGCAGCACAGTTACCAGGAAGAACAGATAATGAGATAAAGAACTTCTGGAATTCTTGTTTGAAGAAGAAGCTCATGAAGCAAGGTATAGACCCAGCAACCCACAAGCCAATAACTGAAGCACTGGAAGTGAAAGAGGAGAAGATTTGTGTAGATAAGGTATCCTTGCAAATTCCGCAGTCAAAAGCGCTACCAGCTGTGGCAAACACGGCAACACAGGAGCCAACCTTTCTCATTAACGGTACTACTTGCTATAGCAATGGATTAACAGAAAATTCAGGAGAGCAATTCATGAACAAGCAAATCTTTGATCCCTTCTCCTACTATGAATTCTCAGCAGGGATTGAGCCAGGCAGGTATAACTCAAGCATTCCAGGTCTGCAACGCCCAAACCTCAGACCCTTTGATCAAACCCAATTCGAAACAAGCTCAATCTTTTCATTTACTTCAATGCCAAGTTTAACAAGTTTCGACCATGGAAGCGTGAGTGCAACAGATTTCTCCGACAATTCTGGTTCAAGAATGAGCTCTATGTTCTTGAACGAGGCTAAAGAAAGTTCCAGCAACTGCTCAAATATAAGCAGTTATACAGGTACAGGACATCAGATGAACTGTATGATGGAGAATAATGCAGCTTTCTCTTGGGATGCCGATAACAAAATAGACTCGATGTTTCAGTTTCCGATGAATGGAATCAAGATGGAAGAATTAAGGCCGAGCCCATGGCAAGAAGGACAGCTTCACACTCGGAATTCAGTATATTTCAGTAGCTGTCCGTTAACGTCTCTATCAGAAGATCTAACAGGAGTAAATTTCGAGGCCTACCACCAGATATGA
- the LOC110617406 gene encoding protein LATERAL ORGAN BOUNDARIES gives MASSSSYNSPCAACKFLRRKCMPGCIFAPYFPPEEPQKFANVHKIFGASNVTKLLNELLPHQREDAVNSLAYEAEARVRDPVYGCVGAISFLQRQVQRLQKELDAANADLIRYACNEIPTALPAPPGTSSIHHMPPRPRPGDHFNRRMGNEGGFYQPSAMPLPYNFPWNDNPSGDINEGGGEGNM, from the coding sequence ATGGCATCATCCAGCTCCTACAATTCTCCCTGTGCTGCCTGCAAGTTCTTAAGGAGGAAATGCATGCCTGGTTGCATTTTTGCACCTTACTTCCCACCAGAGGAGCCTCAAAAGTTTGCCAATGTCCACAAGATCTTCGGAGCTAGTAATGTGACCAAACTGCTGAATGAGCTTCTCCCACACCAGAGAGAGGATGCAGTGAACTCCCTTGCCTATGAAGCGGAGGCACGAGTGAGGGACCCAGTTTATGGGTGTGTTGGTGCTATCTCATTCCTTCAGAGACAAGTCCAAAGGCTCCAGAAGGAACTTGATGCGGCCAATGCTGATCTGATCCGCTATGCCTGCAATGAAATCCCAACCGCATTGCCTGCACCGCCGGGGACCAGTTCAATTCACCACATGCCTCCTCGGCCCAGGCCTGGTGATCATTTTAATAGAAGAATGGGTAATGAAGGGGGTTTCTATCAACCTTCTGCTATGCCTCTTCCTTATAATTTTCCTTGGAATGACAACCCATCTGGGGATATCaatgaaggaggaggagaaggcaACATGTGA